In Archocentrus centrarchus isolate MPI-CPG fArcCen1 chromosome 1, fArcCen1, whole genome shotgun sequence, the following proteins share a genomic window:
- the LOC115801189 gene encoding ribosomal protein S6 kinase beta-2-like, giving the protein MAGVFDIDLETEDVSDTEDDVCDFTLAEPENVQTEEVELTSKSVNRDCERVGPDCFELLTVLGKGAYGKVFQVRKVQGAQTGKIFAMKVLKKAKIVCNAKDTAHTRAEREILETVRHPFIVDLLYAFQTGGKLYLILECLSGGELFMQLEKEGIFMEDTACFYLGEITLALGHLHSNGIIYRDLKPENIMLNHQGHIKLTDFGLCKESIHDGTVTHTFCGTIEYMAPEILTRSGHNRAVDWWSLGALMYDMMTGSPPFTAENRKKTIDKILKCKLSLPPYLTIDAKDLIKKLLKKNPAQRLGSSKADCADIQKHPFFKHINWDDLLHKRVEPPYKPQLQSDEDVSQFDTRFTRQTPVDSPDDTSLGHSAELAFAGFTYVAPSVLESLKEGFSFEPRTRNVRRHNSSPRTPISPLKFSPAGPFKSSVDGEPDLFSPTSPPAAAAPVPVPLENGAASQPIKTPARNKKSKGHRR; this is encoded by the exons ATGGCAGGAGTGTTCGACATCGACTTGGAGACCGAGGACGTCAGTGACACGGAG GATGACGTGTGTGACTTCACTTTGGCAGAACCAGAAAA TGTTCAGACGGAGGAGGTGGAGCTGACCAGCAAAAGCGTCAACAGGGACTGCGAGAGAGTCGGACCGGACTGCTTCGAGCTCCTTACAGTGCTGGGAAAGGGAGCTTATGGCAAG GTTTTCCAGGTGAGGAAGGTTCAAGGGGCCCAGACGGGGAAGATCTTTGCCATGAAGGTCCTGAAAAAG GCAAAGATAGTGTGTAACGCTAAAGACACGGCCCATACGCGAGCGGAGCGGGAGATCCTGGAGACGGTGAGGCACCCGTTCATCGTGGATCTGCTGTACGCCTTCCAGACCGGAGGAAAGCTTTACCTCATTCTGGAGTGTCTGAGTG GAGGAGAGCTGTTCATGCAGCTGGAGAAGGAAGGCATCTTCATGGAGGACACTGCCTG TTTCTATCTCGGAGAAATCACGCTGGCCCTCGGTCACCTCCACTCTAATGGGATCATTTATCGGGACCTGAAGCCTGAAAACATCATGCTCAATCACCAAG GACACATCAAGCTGACCGACTTCGGGCTCTGCAAGGAATCAATTCACGATGGAACCGTCACGCACACCTTCTGCGGCACCATAGAGTACAT GGCTCCAGAGATCCTCACCAGGTCGGGTCACAACAGAGCGGTGGATTGGTGGAGCCTCGGGGCGCTGATGTACGATATGATGACTGGATCG CCTCCATTCACAGCCGAAAACAGGAAGAAGACCATCGATAAGATCTTGAAGTGTAAACTCAGCCTGCCCCCGTACCTGACAATCGATGCCAAAGACCTCATCAAAAAG ctgttgaAGAAGAACCCAGCCCAAAGGCTGGGCTCCAGTAAAGCAGACTGTGCTGATATCCAG AAACACCCGTTCTTTAAGCACATTAACTGGGACGACCTGCTGCACAAGAGAGTGGAGCCACCGTATAAGCCTCAGCTG CAGTCGGATGAGGACGTGAGCCAGTTTGACACCAGGTTTACCAGACAGACGCCGGTGGACAGTCCCGATGACACTTCGCTCGGCCACAGCGCCGAGCTCGCCTTTGCC GGATTCACATACGTGGCCCCATCGGTCCTCGAGAGTCTAAAAGAAGGCTTCTCATTCGAACCCCGCACACGAAACGTACGCCGACACAACAGCAGCCCCCGCACCCCCATCAG TCCTTTAAAATTTTCTCCTGCTGGGCCCTTCAAGTCCAGCGTTGACGGAGAGCCGGACCTTTTCTCGCCCACGTCTCCGCCGGCAGCCGCGGCTCCGGTTCCCGTGCCGCTGGAAAACGGAGCCGCCAGTCAGCCAATCAAAACCCCCGCGAGGAACAAGAAGTCGAAAGGACATCGGAGATGA